A stretch of the Agelaius phoeniceus isolate bAgePho1 chromosome 1, bAgePho1.hap1, whole genome shotgun sequence genome encodes the following:
- the UBP1 gene encoding upstream-binding protein 1 isoform X3, with translation MAWVLKMDEVIESGLVHDFDASLSGIGQELGAGAYSMSDVLALPIFKQEDSSLPQENETKHPPFQYVMCAATSPAVKLYDETLTYLNQGQSYEIRMLDNRKAGDIPEINGKLVKSIIRVVFHDRRLQYTEHQQLEGWKWNRPGDRLLDLDIPMSVGVIDIKTNPSQLNAVEFLWDPTKCTSAFIQVHCISTEFTPRKHGGEKGVPFRIQVDTFKQTENGEYTDHLHSASCQIKVFKPKGADRKQKTDREKMEKRTAHEKEKYQPSYDTTVLTECSPWPDTPTTFVNNSPTPAPTFTSAQHNTYSVPDSNSSSPNHQGDGTSQGSGDQLHPSATIQETQQWLLKNRFSAYTRLFSNFSGADLLKLTREDLVQICGPADGIRLYNALKSRSVRPRLTIYVCQEPLRSIQLERQEAGSTDSNGAIYVYHAIYLEEMAASEVTRKLALAFNIPLHQINQVYRQGPTGIHILVSDQMVQNFQDESCFLFTTIKAENGEGFHIILK, from the exons ATGGCGTGGGTGCTGAAGATGGATGAAGTGATCGAGTCCGGGCTGGTGCACGACTTCGACGCCAGCCTCTCGGGCAtcgggcaggagctgggagccgGTGCCTACAGCATGAG CGATGTTTTGGCGCTGCCTATTTTCAAACAGGAAGATTCCAGCCTTCCACAAGAAAATGAGACCAAACATCCACCTTTCCAGTATGTTATGTGTGCTGCAACATCTCCAGCAGTAAAATTATATGATGAAACTCTCACATATTTGAATCAAG gtCAGTCCTATGAGATCCGGATGCTAGATAATCGGAAAGCTGGAGACATACCAGAGATCAATGGAAAACTGGTGAAG AGCATTATAAGAGTTGTGTTCCATGACAGAAGGTTGCAGTACACAGAGCACCAGCAGCTAGAGGGTTGGAAGTGGAACCGCCCTGGGGACAGACTGCTCGACCTAG ataTTCCAATGTCTGTTGGAGTCATTGATATCAAGACAAATCCAAGCCAGCTCAACGCAGTTGAATTTTTATGGGATCCAACAAAATGTACATCTGCTTTTATTCAG GTACATTGTATCAGCACTGAATTTACACCTCGTAAACACGGAGGGGAGAAAGGAGTTCCTTTTAGAATTCAGGTTGACACCTTTAAACAGACTGAGAATGGAGAATACACAGATCATCTGCATTCAGCCAGCTGTCAAATCAAAGTTTTTAAG CCCAAAGGAgcagacagaaaacagaaaacagacagagaaaagatggaaaaacGGACTGCACATGAAAAAGAGAAGTATCAGCCTTCATATGACACCACAGTTCTCACAGAG TGCTCACCATGGCCAGATACTCCTACAACATTTGTAAACAACAGTCCTACTCCTGCTCCGACTTTCACCTCTGCTCAGCATAACACCTACAGTGTCCCAGACAG CAATTCTTCCTCCCCAAATCATCAAGGAGATGGAACCTCTCAAGGGTCAGGAGAT CAGCTTCATCCTTCAGCCACAATCCAGGAAACTCAGCAATGGTTGCTCAAGAATAGGTTCTCTGCCTATACAAGgcttttttcaaatttctcag GTGCTGATTTATTAAAGCTGACAAGAGAAGATCTGGTACAAATCTGTGGTCCAGCCGATGGAATTCGGCTGTATAATGCACTGAAATCCAG GTCCGTGAGGCCCCGTTTAACAATCTACGTGTGCCAGGAGCCCCTCCGGAGCATCCAGCTGGAACGGCAGGAGGCGGGCAGCACAGACAGCAACGGTGCAATATACG TTTATCATGCAATCTACTTAGAGGAGATGGCAGCCTCAGAAGTCACACGCAAGCTTGCTTTGGCATTTAATATTCCTTTGCATCAGATCAACCAGGTTTACAGACAGGGTCCCACAGGCATCCACATTCTTGTTAGTGATCAG
- the UBP1 gene encoding upstream-binding protein 1 isoform X1, with protein sequence MAWVLKMDEVIESGLVHDFDASLSGIGQELGAGAYSMSDVLALPIFKQEDSSLPQENETKHPPFQYVMCAATSPAVKLYDETLTYLNQGQSYEIRMLDNRKAGDIPEINGKLVKSIIRVVFHDRRLQYTEHQQLEGWKWNRPGDRLLDLDIPMSVGVIDIKTNPSQLNAVEFLWDPTKCTSAFIQVHCISTEFTPRKHGGEKGVPFRIQVDTFKQTENGEYTDHLHSASCQIKVFKPKGADRKQKTDREKMEKRTAHEKEKYQPSYDTTVLTEMRLEPIIEDAVEHEQKKSSKRTLPADYGDSLAKRGSCSPWPDTPTTFVNNSPTPAPTFTSAQHNTYSVPDSNSSSPNHQGDGTSQGSGDQLHPSATIQETQQWLLKNRFSAYTRLFSNFSGADLLKLTREDLVQICGPADGIRLYNALKSRSVRPRLTIYVCQEPLRSIQLERQEAGSTDSNGAIYVYHAIYLEEMAASEVTRKLALAFNIPLHQINQVYRQGPTGIHILVSDQMVQNFQDESCFLFTTIKAENGEGFHIILK encoded by the exons ATGGCGTGGGTGCTGAAGATGGATGAAGTGATCGAGTCCGGGCTGGTGCACGACTTCGACGCCAGCCTCTCGGGCAtcgggcaggagctgggagccgGTGCCTACAGCATGAG CGATGTTTTGGCGCTGCCTATTTTCAAACAGGAAGATTCCAGCCTTCCACAAGAAAATGAGACCAAACATCCACCTTTCCAGTATGTTATGTGTGCTGCAACATCTCCAGCAGTAAAATTATATGATGAAACTCTCACATATTTGAATCAAG gtCAGTCCTATGAGATCCGGATGCTAGATAATCGGAAAGCTGGAGACATACCAGAGATCAATGGAAAACTGGTGAAG AGCATTATAAGAGTTGTGTTCCATGACAGAAGGTTGCAGTACACAGAGCACCAGCAGCTAGAGGGTTGGAAGTGGAACCGCCCTGGGGACAGACTGCTCGACCTAG ataTTCCAATGTCTGTTGGAGTCATTGATATCAAGACAAATCCAAGCCAGCTCAACGCAGTTGAATTTTTATGGGATCCAACAAAATGTACATCTGCTTTTATTCAG GTACATTGTATCAGCACTGAATTTACACCTCGTAAACACGGAGGGGAGAAAGGAGTTCCTTTTAGAATTCAGGTTGACACCTTTAAACAGACTGAGAATGGAGAATACACAGATCATCTGCATTCAGCCAGCTGTCAAATCAAAGTTTTTAAG CCCAAAGGAgcagacagaaaacagaaaacagacagagaaaagatggaaaaacGGACTGCACATGAAAAAGAGAAGTATCAGCCTTCATATGACACCACAGTTCTCACAGAG ATGAGGCTTGAGCCTATAATTGAAGATGCAGTTGAACATGAGCAGAAAAAGTCCAGCAAGCGGACTTTGCCAGCAGACTACGGTGATTCTCTGGCAAAGCGAGGCAGT TGCTCACCATGGCCAGATACTCCTACAACATTTGTAAACAACAGTCCTACTCCTGCTCCGACTTTCACCTCTGCTCAGCATAACACCTACAGTGTCCCAGACAG CAATTCTTCCTCCCCAAATCATCAAGGAGATGGAACCTCTCAAGGGTCAGGAGAT CAGCTTCATCCTTCAGCCACAATCCAGGAAACTCAGCAATGGTTGCTCAAGAATAGGTTCTCTGCCTATACAAGgcttttttcaaatttctcag GTGCTGATTTATTAAAGCTGACAAGAGAAGATCTGGTACAAATCTGTGGTCCAGCCGATGGAATTCGGCTGTATAATGCACTGAAATCCAG GTCCGTGAGGCCCCGTTTAACAATCTACGTGTGCCAGGAGCCCCTCCGGAGCATCCAGCTGGAACGGCAGGAGGCGGGCAGCACAGACAGCAACGGTGCAATATACG TTTATCATGCAATCTACTTAGAGGAGATGGCAGCCTCAGAAGTCACACGCAAGCTTGCTTTGGCATTTAATATTCCTTTGCATCAGATCAACCAGGTTTACAGACAGGGTCCCACAGGCATCCACATTCTTGTTAGTGATCAG
- the UBP1 gene encoding upstream-binding protein 1 isoform X2 gives MAWVLKMDEVIESGLVHDFDASLSGIGQELGAGAYSMSDVLALPIFKQEDSSLPQENETKHPPFQYVMCAATSPAVKLYDETLTYLNQGQSYEIRMLDNRKAGDIPEINGKLVKSIIRVVFHDRRLQYTEHQQLEGWKWNRPGDRLLDLDIPMSVGVIDIKTNPSQLNAVEFLWDPTKCTSAFIQVHCISTEFTPRKHGGEKGVPFRIQVDTFKQTENGEYTDHLHSASCQIKVFKPKGADRKQKTDREKMEKRTAHEKEKYQPSYDTTVLTEMRLEPIIEDAVEHEQKKSSKRTLPADYGDSLAKRGSCSPWPDTPTTFVNNSPTPAPTFTSAQHNTYSVPDSNSSSPNHQGDGTSQGSGDLHPSATIQETQQWLLKNRFSAYTRLFSNFSGADLLKLTREDLVQICGPADGIRLYNALKSRSVRPRLTIYVCQEPLRSIQLERQEAGSTDSNGAIYVYHAIYLEEMAASEVTRKLALAFNIPLHQINQVYRQGPTGIHILVSDQMVQNFQDESCFLFTTIKAENGEGFHIILK, from the exons ATGGCGTGGGTGCTGAAGATGGATGAAGTGATCGAGTCCGGGCTGGTGCACGACTTCGACGCCAGCCTCTCGGGCAtcgggcaggagctgggagccgGTGCCTACAGCATGAG CGATGTTTTGGCGCTGCCTATTTTCAAACAGGAAGATTCCAGCCTTCCACAAGAAAATGAGACCAAACATCCACCTTTCCAGTATGTTATGTGTGCTGCAACATCTCCAGCAGTAAAATTATATGATGAAACTCTCACATATTTGAATCAAG gtCAGTCCTATGAGATCCGGATGCTAGATAATCGGAAAGCTGGAGACATACCAGAGATCAATGGAAAACTGGTGAAG AGCATTATAAGAGTTGTGTTCCATGACAGAAGGTTGCAGTACACAGAGCACCAGCAGCTAGAGGGTTGGAAGTGGAACCGCCCTGGGGACAGACTGCTCGACCTAG ataTTCCAATGTCTGTTGGAGTCATTGATATCAAGACAAATCCAAGCCAGCTCAACGCAGTTGAATTTTTATGGGATCCAACAAAATGTACATCTGCTTTTATTCAG GTACATTGTATCAGCACTGAATTTACACCTCGTAAACACGGAGGGGAGAAAGGAGTTCCTTTTAGAATTCAGGTTGACACCTTTAAACAGACTGAGAATGGAGAATACACAGATCATCTGCATTCAGCCAGCTGTCAAATCAAAGTTTTTAAG CCCAAAGGAgcagacagaaaacagaaaacagacagagaaaagatggaaaaacGGACTGCACATGAAAAAGAGAAGTATCAGCCTTCATATGACACCACAGTTCTCACAGAG ATGAGGCTTGAGCCTATAATTGAAGATGCAGTTGAACATGAGCAGAAAAAGTCCAGCAAGCGGACTTTGCCAGCAGACTACGGTGATTCTCTGGCAAAGCGAGGCAGT TGCTCACCATGGCCAGATACTCCTACAACATTTGTAAACAACAGTCCTACTCCTGCTCCGACTTTCACCTCTGCTCAGCATAACACCTACAGTGTCCCAGACAG CAATTCTTCCTCCCCAAATCATCAAGGAGATGGAACCTCTCAAGGGTCAGGAGAT CTTCATCCTTCAGCCACAATCCAGGAAACTCAGCAATGGTTGCTCAAGAATAGGTTCTCTGCCTATACAAGgcttttttcaaatttctcag GTGCTGATTTATTAAAGCTGACAAGAGAAGATCTGGTACAAATCTGTGGTCCAGCCGATGGAATTCGGCTGTATAATGCACTGAAATCCAG GTCCGTGAGGCCCCGTTTAACAATCTACGTGTGCCAGGAGCCCCTCCGGAGCATCCAGCTGGAACGGCAGGAGGCGGGCAGCACAGACAGCAACGGTGCAATATACG TTTATCATGCAATCTACTTAGAGGAGATGGCAGCCTCAGAAGTCACACGCAAGCTTGCTTTGGCATTTAATATTCCTTTGCATCAGATCAACCAGGTTTACAGACAGGGTCCCACAGGCATCCACATTCTTGTTAGTGATCAG